One Eubacterium sp. 1001713B170207_170306_E7 genomic region harbors:
- a CDS encoding carbon starvation protein A — translation MITFFAALALLIAGYFTYGKLVERVFRPDDRATPATTMTDGVDYVPMKQWKIFLIQLLNIAGLGPIFGAISGALWGPVVFLWIVFGTIFAGGVHDFLSGMISVRHKGSSISEIVGLYLGRGMKTVMRVFSVVLLVLVGTVFATGPAGLLAMLTPDVLDAGFWLIVVLIYYFAATLLPIDKVIGKVYPVFGICLIIMAVGVAGGIIVQGYTIPELTLQNLHPKELPVWPLMFVTVACGAISGFHATQSPMMARCMTSEKQGRSIFYGAMVAEGIIALIWAAAGVAFYETTGGLQQALVTYGGQGGVVYEICNTLLGPAGMVLAMIGVIACPISSGDTAFRSARLTIADWFHISQDKVRTRLYITVPLLLVGLLLSQIDFNIIWRYFSWSNQTLAMIALWAGAVYLCRNQKNFWIAAVPGTFMSAVSATYILMAEEGLRLPVAFAYPAGIVFAAACAVVFYFKAVRPGQALRPEEM, via the coding sequence ATGATTACCTTTTTTGCCGCGCTGGCGCTTTTGATCGCCGGCTATTTTACATACGGAAAGCTTGTGGAGCGTGTCTTCAGGCCGGACGACCGCGCCACGCCAGCCACCACCATGACCGACGGCGTGGACTATGTGCCCATGAAGCAGTGGAAAATCTTTCTGATCCAGCTGCTCAACATCGCCGGGCTGGGGCCCATATTTGGGGCGATCTCGGGCGCACTTTGGGGACCGGTCGTTTTTTTGTGGATTGTTTTCGGTACTATTTTTGCCGGAGGCGTCCACGATTTCCTGTCCGGCATGATCTCTGTCCGCCACAAGGGCAGCAGTATCTCGGAGATTGTGGGCCTTTATCTGGGCCGGGGCATGAAAACCGTCATGCGCGTTTTTTCCGTGGTATTGCTGGTGCTGGTGGGCACCGTCTTTGCCACCGGACCCGCTGGCCTTTTGGCCATGCTGACGCCCGATGTGCTGGACGCCGGCTTCTGGCTCATCGTTGTGCTGATCTATTATTTCGCGGCCACCCTGCTGCCCATCGACAAGGTTATCGGGAAGGTCTATCCCGTTTTTGGCATCTGCCTGATCATCATGGCTGTGGGCGTGGCCGGAGGCATCATCGTCCAGGGCTACACCATTCCAGAGCTGACCCTGCAGAACCTGCACCCCAAGGAGCTGCCCGTCTGGCCGCTCATGTTCGTGACAGTGGCCTGCGGCGCCATCTCAGGCTTCCACGCCACCCAGTCACCCATGATGGCGCGCTGTATGACCAGTGAAAAGCAGGGGCGCTCCATCTTCTACGGCGCCATGGTGGCCGAGGGCATCATCGCCCTGATCTGGGCCGCTGCCGGCGTGGCCTTTTACGAAACCACCGGCGGGCTGCAGCAGGCGCTTGTCACCTACGGCGGGCAGGGCGGCGTGGTCTACGAAATCTGTAATACCCTGCTGGGCCCGGCCGGCATGGTGCTGGCTATGATCGGTGTGATCGCCTGCCCCATATCCTCTGGCGACACGGCCTTCCGCAGCGCGCGCCTCACCATCGCGGACTGGTTTCACATTTCTCAGGATAAGGTGCGCACGCGCCTGTACATCACGGTTCCGCTGCTGCTGGTGGGCCTGCTGTTATCCCAGATCGACTTTAACATCATCTGGCGGTATTTTTCCTGGAGCAACCAGACCCTGGCCATGATCGCTCTGTGGGCTGGCGCAGTCTACCTGTGCCGAAACCAGAAGAATTTCTGGATCGCGGCGGTTCCGGGCACCTTTATGTCAGCCGTCAGCGCTACCTATATCCTCATGGCAGAGGAGGGCCTGCGCCTGCCCGTAGCCTTTGCCTACCCGGCAGGCATTGTTTTTGCCGCAGCCTGCGCGGTGGTGTTTTATTTTAAGGCGGTGCGCCCAGGACAGGCGCTGAGACCGGAAGAAATGTAA